From Kangiella sp. TOML190, one genomic window encodes:
- a CDS encoding amidohydrolase, which produces MITKLKPLTLAALISAVIVSCSEQKEEQHDKDKPFASRYQAQEYAPVFIKNATVLTATGEQIDNGSVYFKDGKIVEVGEDLSEPGDDDLLVIDADGKWVTPGIIDVHSHLGVYPAPGVQTSADGNEMTAPVTAEVWAEHSVWPQDPQFSLALAGGVTSMQILPGSANLVGGRGVTLKNVLGRTVMDMKFPNAPHGMKMACGENPKRVYGSKGRAPATRMGNVAGYRASWIKAQDYKKQWDAYNKSVENGKPGKKPKRDLQMETLMGVLNGEILVHNHCYRADEMAVMLDIAKEFGYKVSTFHHAIESYKIADLLAENEVCSAMWSDWWGFKQEAYDTVAENVALVDKAGACAVVHSDSAVGIQHLNKDAAKAMTSGNKMGLDIKPKDAIKWITINAAKSLGVEEHTGSLEAGKMADLVIWDGNPFSVYAKAEKVFIDGALKYDRDDKTVQPSSDFDLGVLKPQENRL; this is translated from the coding sequence TTGTTTCCTGCTCTGAGCAAAAAGAAGAGCAACATGATAAAGACAAGCCTTTTGCCAGTCGCTATCAAGCACAAGAGTACGCACCTGTTTTTATTAAAAATGCCACCGTATTAACCGCCACTGGCGAGCAGATTGATAATGGCTCTGTGTATTTTAAAGACGGCAAAATTGTTGAGGTTGGCGAAGATTTATCCGAGCCCGGTGATGATGATTTATTGGTGATAGATGCCGATGGTAAGTGGGTTACTCCAGGAATTATTGATGTCCACTCGCATTTGGGGGTTTATCCAGCCCCAGGCGTGCAAACCAGTGCCGATGGCAATGAAATGACCGCGCCCGTTACTGCCGAAGTTTGGGCGGAACATTCGGTCTGGCCACAAGATCCGCAGTTTAGCTTAGCGCTAGCCGGCGGCGTCACTTCTATGCAAATTTTGCCCGGTTCGGCCAATTTGGTTGGCGGTCGCGGTGTGACCTTGAAAAATGTGCTCGGGCGCACTGTGATGGATATGAAATTCCCTAATGCGCCACACGGCATGAAGATGGCTTGCGGGGAAAATCCTAAACGGGTTTACGGCTCAAAAGGGCGCGCACCTGCGACTCGAATGGGCAATGTGGCTGGCTATCGAGCTTCTTGGATTAAGGCGCAAGACTATAAAAAACAGTGGGATGCCTACAATAAGTCTGTTGAAAACGGCAAACCCGGTAAAAAGCCAAAGCGCGATTTACAAATGGAGACCTTGATGGGGGTTTTGAATGGCGAAATTTTAGTCCATAACCACTGCTATCGAGCCGATGAAATGGCGGTAATGCTGGATATTGCTAAAGAGTTTGGCTATAAGGTTTCGACCTTCCACCACGCCATAGAGTCCTACAAAATTGCAGATCTATTAGCGGAAAACGAAGTTTGTTCGGCGATGTGGTCTGATTGGTGGGGCTTTAAACAGGAAGCTTACGATACGGTTGCTGAAAATGTTGCCTTAGTTGATAAAGCCGGGGCTTGTGCAGTGGTTCATTCCGACTCAGCCGTTGGTATTCAGCACTTAAACAAAGATGCCGCTAAGGCGATGACATCCGGCAATAAAATGGGACTCGATATTAAACCAAAAGATGCAATCAAATGGATCACCATTAATGCCGCCAAATCTTTAGGCGTTGAGGAACACACGGGATCCTTAGAAGCCGGCAAAATGGCCGATCTGGTCATTTGGGACGGCAATCCTTTCAGTGTTTACGCTAAAGCAGAAAAAGTTTTTATTGATGGCGCTTTAAAATATGATCGCGATGATAAAACGGTTCAACCCAGCAGTGATTTCGATTTAGGCGTCTTA